taatatatgtgggtgtcttatgaacagggttggaagattctattagaaagacaaagatttcaccaaaaggctgcaacagctaaaaaagtgtaggatggtaatctatctgattattgaaatgtttagattaaatattgagtcactcacgtcacatctgctgactcagtcaagactgtgatcgagtcatcaggatcatacgtagcatcctgtggctctccgaagtccatactttGGTTgtcctgtccctcctccaagcgaggtctcttacagctgaggtcccaacaccgacatcagtgcagcacagttttttgggtgcctatgataaaacagacattcagtatccatggagtcacaacaaatgagatgctgttacaacgttcacacggagacacaatcaatgacatgacgaagtaactgagggtaaacaaacctgtacttttgtagtgaggttggcaccccgtggcagctgctgacggccgacgccccgtggcagctgctgacgGCCGGCACCATCGTGGCAGCTGCtcacggccggcgccccgtggcagctgctgacggccagcgccccgtggcagctgctgacggcctgcgccccgtggcagctgctcacggccggcgccccgtggcagctgctcacggccggcgccccgtggcagctactcacggccggcgccccgtggcagctTCTCACGGCCGACGCCCCGTGGCAGCTACTCACGGCCGACGCCCCGTGGCAGCTACTCACGGCCGACGCCCCGTGGCAGCTACTCACGGCCGACGCCCCGTGGCAGCTACTCACGGCCGGCGCCCttagctaacttccagctacagcagctactaggcacacgcgagcggagggggggaagcatatgttatattggcccaggttgataaaacagtccgattcaaagtggtggcaggaacgttgccatcatatatgaactcaatccatctcaatcttgtgtcttctgaagctggagtcacatgaagacatgtttgcagccgaccaccgattcatgctgctgttagcttatccaagtgtttccaaggcttgcaagaatgaaatggcggacaccggtggaccgagcttctataaagtgggagggtccatctaggggtgggtcgagtggtagtgggggagtgcatagagctatgggggaatgtactaaatgggcatttttcgactatgacgtctatttcggtcaaaattccattggacgcactttagcacatagtttctgaaatagaggaaccaccaGGGGGAAGGTCCGTGGTTCATCATGATAGTGACATCATCAAAATTGTTAAGGTACAAACCAGTCCACTTGCCGAATTGTCcatgggcaagacactgaactgaACAACCCGACTGCAGTATCGGCACTGTCTGAATGTCAATGATGTGTGACAGATTTTAGGTAGAGAAGCCCTGCATGAATGTATGAAAGTGACTTGTAGTGTAGCGTTTTTTGATTATTCTATAACACTGAAAAAAGGGCTCTTtgaatacagtccatttactaCTTACAATCTATTCAGGATATTTCCAGATGTCAAGTCTTTCATCTCATAACTTTGTCGTCATATTTGATAATGCACAactaaaatgtgatttttctttgcttGGTTTAAGCTTCTCATTCCATGTTAAGGCTAAAAGAACCGCCAGAAGTTGTCAACACTTGTTTGATATGATGTTTAAATCTAGAGTGAATTTTAGGCATTTATACTTTAAGTTTGTTAACACAAATTTCATAACAGGCTCCAAATTCAATGTCTCTAACAGATATCTTTAAGTATGGTTCAGGCCACCACTCCACAGGGTGATCAAAGTCTAAATTTCAGGACACGAACAAGTGAAATTGGTCAGGAAATTGTCGATTGAGGACAGTGCGAAGCAGTTGAACAGGGTTTAACACTttcacctcacagcaagaaggttcctgaCGATTGGCCAGGGTCTTTTTGTgtagtttgcatgttctctaaGTGTCTGCATGatttttctccaggtgctctggcttcctcccacagtccaaacactcTAAATTGACAGTAGGTGTGAATGTAAGTGTCAGGATGTATCCTAATGTTGGCCATGGGTGTACCCCACCTCACACCCAGTGTCAgttgggatggatggatggattaaggacaatctcagacTCATTGCAGCTGTAAAGAGAGAAAATTCATTGGAGCGTCACTTTGGTTAAATGAGGGAAGTGCATGTGTAATATTTGATTCTGGTTGGAGGGTGCTTTACTCTGTCAAATGTTCATATTGTCAATGTAACACAGTAATATGACGTTCGTCCCTCCACTGATTTTTCCATATTCGATTCACACTCTCCTATCACATCTACATCTCCCTCTTTGTTTGGTTATATATACAAATCGATAAACTTGCTGTATCACTTAACATCTTACTGATTATGGAGACataacaacatgttttacttctATATTTTTCCCACATTAAGTAAGACAAAACCACAGACTCTGACACAGTGTAAACCATGTTTTCTGTGAAAGTTATGTGGAAGTTACATGACCTGTGTTTGAAGAACATGAGATCATAATAAACACCTAAAGGAAAACACCTCTCTTTGTGAGTCTGGATTATACGCAGACATTGCAGGCAGGTGCGGAATAATTCggaataatgtgtttttaagttgttCAGTTAAGATGTTGTGGGACATTGGTCTTCATCGTGATGAATTCAGAACAGCCTTAATAGATATATGTAGTGTAAAGGAGAGGTTTTACAAATGAGAATTCACATATCTTGAATATCAACATACGGGAAGAGTCCACATCACATCCACATATCAACATTCAAAAGCAGAAACATTCAAACtaactgcagaggaaacattgtccactaaccagaaggtcggtggttcgatcctcCAGGCCCGGTGGGCACTTCAAATAGCCCcttacagctgtgtgtgtacgtgtgattGAAAAAGCAGCTGTAGCTTGATgaatgtgtgattgtgagtTACACTCTAAAGTCCTTTGAGTGGTtgataagactagaaaagcataAACTACATAAAATCTGGTTCATTTATCAGATACATTTACATGATGGAATAGAGTGCGAAGAATATATCTGGTTTAAGATTGGTTAACATTTCATGACTATTCAGTCCATGTTTTCCAATAATAGTACAATctatcttcctctttctttgaTCCTATtgagtcaatttttttttacatgaattgatttaatttgttgttgtttttctgtttgcttcTGCTACATGAACAAACATGGAACATTTGATACATTTTCAGATTAATCAACTGATGAGTAGGAACCATATTTAGttgtctgttattgtttttagaTGGATTACTTGTCGATATGACCATATACTATCTATGATGTCTAGTTCAAGTTTCTCAGTTATGACGATTTTCTGCCTAAACACAGAATGTCATATATAGATAATATAGATTATGTAATAGTCTATGTAAATATGACTTAATGTATACATGTGGAATTttctaatttaatatttaatgataGTGTGAGACCATTTTATTCTTATCAAACATTAACTGTTCTATAATAATGCacttcattttcatgtttttgtcctTTCAATCTAAATTCCCATTTTGTCGGCTGGTCGTAAACCAAGGTGGGGGctgaggaaaggagaggaggatggaaggAGACGAGGACGTCAGCAGACAGTGTTGGGCCGCGGCTGCTGTATTCCTTCGACTCTCTTCACCTCCATTCACACAGTAAATAAAAGCATGGAGGGTCTGCCTCTCGGGATCTAACATCAAGCAGCGGGGGGTAAAGACACCGCCGCATGCGTTCTACCCTCGCCTAAACGCAAAGGACGGAGGCGGGGAAGCGGCGAACGCTTCGCCCGGTGGATTTAACTCGTTTTTCTGAAGAAGGGAGGATTGTTGTCGGCGCTAAGAGCGGGGCAGTCCGCCGTGCCGAGCATGAAGCGGACGGCTGGAGTGGCCAGGCACAATGGCCTTGTCTCTCCGCTGGGGAACAACAACTCCGGAGCTTCGAGCATCGTATCACCGCACAGAGCCGCTAGCATCCCCGCTTCTACCGACAGCGGTGCCGGCGGTGGGATGGACGGCCTGGTGGATTTCTCCAAAGGCCTCGTCGTCAAAACCGAACTGGTGTGCAAATGGATTGACCGAACTTCTTCGAGACAGAGGCTCGGGCGGACGGCGACGACCGTCTGCGACCAAACTTTCAGCTCCATGCACGAGCTGGTGGACCACGTCACCACCGAGCATGTAGCCGCGGGGCTGGAGAGCCTCAGTCACGTCTGCATGTGGGACGAGTGCCTGCGCGGCGGGAAGGCTTTCAAAGCCAAATACAAACTCATCAACCACATCCGCGTGCACACCGGAGAGAAGCCGTTTTCTTGCGCGTTTCCAAACTGCGGCAAGATGTTCGCACGCTCCGAGAACCTCAAGATCCACACGCGCACTCACACTGGTATGGTTTCATGGTTGCATGgatacacgcgcacacacatacacactcactcactcacaaacaaagacaTGGAGTCATTATGCCAGTCAGTGTGTATAGGCTCGTGACAGAACACAGAGGTGAAGCGAGACTGATCCAGTCTGAGAGGAATCCCCTCCATGTTCACACAGGCTTTGTTCACTTCGGAATCACACTCGTCCTCCGCTGAGCCCTTGTTTCCTTGAGGAGGAatcacagctccacactgcagctcagagtCATGTAAggtgacaggaagcagcgcagagagagggaggaaacgATGAGTGCAGAATTAAACTGATTAGGTTTACACAACTGAAGTGATTGTGTTTAGGCAGAGTGGGGCTATATTTCTCAGTTTAATGCCAATCTGCATAAAAATGTGGTTCACATGATTAATGTTTTTCCATATTGAGCCAGAAACAGACAATATGCAGTTTTAAACAGACTCAGTTGCCATCTTAGTAAAACCGTAGTTCTACCTTCTATTCAGACACTGAACGCTCAGTAAACAGCTTTATTTATGCTTTATACATGTTCTTCTAATCCTTTGTTCATCGTTTATAAGTCATCTAATACTGTTTGGATTGCAGGTTTGTCTAAGAACCTCTGTGACTGTTGTTTctttagttttaataatttgcATGTCATGGTTTATTTGTCAGAATGAGGGGAGCGAGCGAGGAGGATGTTAACCGTAGGACCCTGAACAGACTGGGACACTACCAGGACACGTCACTGAAATCCATTCAATCACATTCCGACCCactattaatttattatatagtGAGAAAAGAGATGAACCAAAACATCTGCTGGAATTAAAAAGGGTAGAGAAATAAGAAACActttcagtttatttatatacatgtaCACAGGAGCTACAGACTACAAGCTACAGCCTTGACCATGATCCTGCAGTTGAAGCAACATCTCTGAAAGAGTGTGAACAAAAATTATTTAGAAGAAGCTAAAAAGCaatgatttttatttctattgtgccttaaaaaaagaaaacaacaacacccaAAACAACCCCCTCCATACAAATATCGTAGGTCACAAGAACTAATCCGAGAACTAATCCAACTGATCCATCGTACAACACCAGTATTGTGTACATACATATTACATGACATATAAATGAGATATTATGAATTATGACACACTTCCATTACACTTCGCAGTGTTGCAACAAATTACTAtctggagagaaagaaggataaataaataaatgagttaattaattgaaaatgcattacattttaaaaaggaggaaatacaatttttttatatataaaccaaAGATCTCAGACCTAATTTTACGCTTTTATTTTAACCTATTATAAaattctttatatatttgtgtctaCTTTATagagttattttttatatatttagaatAGCAGCCTCAATATCAAAATTATGAATCCTGCCACTGTTTTATTCAGGTTTAAAAGTTAACCTATATACGCAAAGTACTTCATGGGGGTGACTGATCCAGGTCTTCCCCAGcataagtgtccttgggcaagatgctgaacgcTGAATGGGccctcatagaaaaaagtgctgcccatagattcACTGTGGGAAtgaatgaatgggtgaatggcaaactgtactgtaaagtgctttgagtggtcatcaagactagaaaagtgctttataaatacagaacatttaccattcatgtgtttttctttgtaaattTGCTACAAAAGATGCCTATCAAAATACAGtcatcacaataataatattttgtttattaatcatTCTACATCAGTCCACTTGTTGGCATCAGGGAGAAAAGCTCATAACAACAATTCCTGATGTAGCAAGGATGTTTTTAATGATACAATAATCGTTAAGAGTTAAACTATTGCTGCTATCAATTTTCCAGAGTGCATACACACGTCATCCTCCATCATATATTTGTTAACACCATAGAATCACCATAGAATTATCTTAATATAATTAATACAAACTGCAACATATTGTTTACCCAATGTTATAATAATTTGTTGTAATTTTTGGACTGTAATGTCATATTGATTACAAGTCCTTATAACTTAGTGATACCACAGACCATAAATGAGGGTTCCTTGCGGCCACATCCTGTAGATCAGATTGCTCTCAGTGACCTTATAGAAAGAGCATATGTTTATGTATGATTGGTGGAGTGTCCTGTCAAGTGAAGttagtttatttattcaaaaacaacaaacttaGACCAAAGTGCTTTGCAGAAATATTCAATAATTTGATTGTTATTAATACATTACTCATAGTTCGTTGCGCATTctagactttgattattgagagtttcatgtttgttttgcaggtGAGAAGCCATTCCAGTGTGAGTTTTGCGAGCGACGCTTCGCCAACAGCAGCGACCGGAAGAAGCACTCACAGGTCCACACTGCGTCTAAGCCCTACGACTGCAAGGCACTTGGTTGCACCAAGTCCTACACCCACCCAAGTTCCCTGCGCAAACACATGAAGGTTCACGTCAAGATGTCACCTACCTCTGAACCCCAGGACCCATATGACTCCATCCCTCATCAACTACAACAACCTCATCAGGCTCTCCTCGAGCCCCTCAACCTTAAAATGAAccgtctctctccatcacttgCCAACAGAAATTCAGAATTTCCACTTCTGACTAATCACGAACTGGGTATTAGCTCAGCCAGCGAAGTTGACCATAAGCTGCTGCTGCGAAGTTCCTCCCCAATGGCAATGCCTCTGGATTTGTCTTTGTCGGGCCTGAAAAATCAGCTGGCCCAGAAGCAGCAGAGTGGAAGGACCCCACGTAGGAGCCAGCGCTCAGTTAACCCAGCCTTACCTCAGTTGCCTAACATTAAAGAGTGGTATGTCTGTACCAGGACTACAGCCCCACACTTTCCTCTACTTCACCCAGACCACATCAAATCAGAACCTAGTGATGACGAGGAGTACGTCACGTAGGATGGAGTGACTGGTGAAACTGAAGGTTCACAACAGACCTCATACGTTCACAGACCCAGGTCAGGTCAAATTATGCTCTGTGGAATCATAGTTTCTGTTATTTTCTAGAACCAGTAGCTGTATGTTTCAGCATCAGTGGCACTTCTAAAACGCAGGAGGGTATGATCCGATGGATGGCTGTTCCTCCGTCTCAGATACAGAACTCGGCTCAGACATCATCACCATCTGTGGACCAAAAGGAATGGATCAGAAATGCCACAAGGGACAAGAAGAATTCTATCACTATGATGATCAAATGAAACGTCTGAAAAATAATTGCAAGTTATCTAATCAGTGTTAGCTAGCTAACCTGAACTAACAAAGGGGATTATTTTGTACAATTGAACCAGAGAATGTTGGTGACTGTTGTGCTAgttgttaaagaatataaagagagtgtgtgtgtacatcatGACCCCTCTATAGAGACAGATTTTTGACAAATTTATCTTCGACATCCACCTAGATGAAGCAATCTCAAGGGCTATTGACACAGATGGAACGTGGGTATTGTGAATCTGAGCTCACAATATTATTGTACAAATGGTAATAGACCGGGCGAGTGAATGCCTGTGAAGGCCTCAGTAGGCTTTAAGCAAACTATGTGGTACAATGTGAGAAAGTTACAAAGTCTGTTAGAGGTAGCTCACTGTGCTGTCAGAAATTGTCTCAGATGCTGTTTGGCAATCAGACCAGATCTTTGTTTGACACAAACTGAGGCCTTCACTTATAACCCTTGGTAGTAACTTGCTCAAAAGTGTATTATGTCACCACAGTCTATTCTAACACAGCATCCAACAGTAAAGCTTGAGATTTAAGACAGTGGGATCCCCTTTGTACTGATCAAGTTTCCTTAACCTCTTCAACTCTATGGACCTTTCAGAAAGTTCATCATGGATTAATGTTTACACTCCACTTTAATTCAGTTCCCCAAGGTTTCCAAAATGACCATGTAGGTCATTCACATATTCCTTTAACAAAAATTGTGTATTAAATGATGCACAACCCATCTAGTATTGTTCCTTTGATCAAACATGCAGCCATAAAAAGTTAGGATTGGAATATCCAGTCAATGTAAGCATCCTGTAAGGTCAATGGATCAAGAAAGTGCAATGTATTGTCTAAGATTGTGGTGGAAGTTGAAAAAacttataatttattatttgaagAGACCACTTTAAATGCTTGATAAGTGAGTCATGTGCATTATCCACCAGTAGGTCATTTCAAGCTGGATTTTATCCAGGGATGTAAGGAAATATATCTGAAGCTGATTAATTAAACAATAAAGCAGGATATAAATGATATTTCAAGAGAAACGCTACTGGTGTATTACCAGACGGATGCATAGATAATTTGTGAAAAAAATCGGAGAGTTTATTTCTATCTTCAAAATAAATTTGGCTACGAGGGGTTCAAACAAATCATCACAAGCTAATTCATTTGGAATTCAAGAGCAGAGAGGGTAGGTGCAAGTTTAAGGGTAGAACTGTGTCATTGCTGTTTTGATTCTAAAGAGCAATGCCATCTACTCAAGCAGCTTGCATCAATTGACATGGTTGGCGTGGTGGAGCAGTGGACTGCACTTTCACAGTCCTTTTTGACTGGAGTTCCAAACATGCATACTGAATTACTACTGGTTGTTTGTCCATTTGTAGCCCAATTCTGGACTGGTGTACCATACCTTTCACCCAATGTGagagattggctccagctctctgtgaccctgtcaacaaTAGACTGGTATAGATAAAGGAGGGTTGGATGGCATGTGCTTGAAACTACTCAATAAACAGCTCAATAAAATCCTTTGTATTTGACCTGGAAGTTTAGTTACATGCTTTCTTCTAAATTGCATTTGATAAAAAGTAAAGAGCCACGTATGGAAAACAAGCATGTTAAGACCTTTTGACAATATCCATTGCTCAGAGTACATTCACTGAACCACTGGTTTGTCTTTATGAAATATAGGAGACAGATGACCTATTAAACTTCATTGGATATCCTGTAACCCTTTAATGTTCCACCTTTAACACCCTGACCCCATGATAAAGCAACACAAAATCATAATCAACTTGTAACTAAATGAGTCAATACGAAAGGAAAAACAATTCATTACACTGAACCAAGCTTCCTGCCCTTCTTGTTGAATAGAGAACATTTTATCAACCATTTTATCAACCATCCAAGAAGGGTTGAATCAAGGGCAACTGTGTCTGCTGTGGGAACTTAAAGATTTACATCCCTCATCCGAGAGGCTTCCTCAGTTCTGACTGATTGGTGACGAGTTGAGTTATTCAACCTCTGCAGGGTTGTTATCAAGGCCTTTACAGTCATCAGAGTCATTGGGGTCAGAGCAGGCCAAGTGTTATCGacagttggattttttttagagTCACATGTGGCGAAGTGGGAATCTCCAGGGAAGGGATGAAAGAGCAGCATTGTTGGTTGGAAATAAGTGTTGTTGTAGACCTCCTCCACTGTCAAAGGAATCTATACACAATATGAGTATTGTTTTTGGCAGAGTAGTGTCCCTTATCCTTTGGGTGTAGGTAAACTGCTGGGGCCCTCCTTTGTTGAGCTTCCATGTATTTAAGGGTTGTTCAGTCTCACCAAAAATACAGGTCCGTGCATTCCTCACTGCAATGGACTGTATATATCAGATTGCTCTTCTTGTCTCTGGATGTGtggtttttgagtttttattttgtgtgaaaAACAGGGATGTgatgatatttttttaaaagattccCCTGAGGTTCTAAGATTCCTCTTTTCAGTGTTGTGTTATTCCTTTACTCAACCTTACCTGGATAAACATGGCCTGGATGTCTGAGAATCTccatacacatttttttttactgtacagTTATTTGATTCTTTTAAACAGACTTCTGAAAACAGGTGAGAAGACTTTGTCTGTCTTTTTAGATGACAACAACGCTCATAAGGCTTAAAGAGAACAATACTTTAATGATGAGTTAAGTGTAAGTTCAGGAGATTTTTCTCAAATATAACTGAAGATCATCTGATACAAATTGCAAGCTCTCAGGCACATCTGCAACAATTTAGACCAAGAGAAGTTCCAGGCTGATTGGTTTAGTTGCACTACTGTTCCACTAACTGAACTACTACGTAAAGTTAGGGTCTCCACATAATTCAAGCCAACTAAATTAATCCATGTTTAGATTTGTGATTAATTAATATCAGACATGAAGTGGAAATGCCCTACCAGCTCAGACTGCTTCACACCAAGGTGCTTTTAAAATTACCATAGACTGATACTCTTTTTCACCACGGACCAATCTTTAATCTGCAGGACTGACCCCTGTGACACAATTGTACCAAATACCTGTTGACCTGTGATATTATGTCCATCATATTAACTAGAAAAGGTATTGGATACAGATCAGGCAGTGTAATTTCACCTAAACCAGCACTCAAGTCTTTGAGTGCCGTGAATTTGGGGGTCAGACTTTTAATGTGAAGGAACCAGCCCTTCTACTTAAGATTTAAAGTCAGAGTTGTAAACAGACTGAACCAGCAGTATGTGAGGTAACAAGaacattattttttctattaatattttaaagaaGTTTGAGGCTAAGCTACTGGTTGGAGGCGCTGGCTCAAGTCTCAAGGTCATTTAAAAGTGAGTAAAACTGCATTTTACATCCACTGGTTTACTGCATGAGTCATTTGCAGTCTTCAAagagcaataaaaaaatgtgatgaatttCTCATGAATTTTCtcattcaaaagaaaatgtaattggttaaataaatcatttaaacctTAATTACTTATTATTAGTCATTTGTGAAGCACACACTAGTATGTAGCAGACTCCATCCACAGCATTACGTGTTTTTGGTCTATTTTGTTTAGAAATAACAAAGCAGCAATATTACAAGTTGGCCTTTCCTTTTGTggctaaatgttattaaaaaaagactgGTGTAGTCAGAATCAAAGCCTCAAAAAGCATATTTCAAGTTAGTTCACTAAcctgaattattattatttctgtgaGCTGGAAAAGCGGTAAACATAAATTGTAGCACAATAACTGGAAactttcatgttcatgtttagtTTAGTCTGAGAAACTTATTAAATCAAGGACAGGCatacttttatttagttttggAAGCTTTGTGGCTAGAATGAGGAACTACAGCACCACCTGCCCCAACTTCTGGTGCCAGCTCTTACTGTAGGGCCCCCAAACTTCTCAGAACAATCTTTTCCTATCCATTATACTGGGAGAAGGCCTAAAGATGCATATATTATCGCAATACACTGCAGTTATTTTAATAGTTTGTATCTTTTGAGTAAGTTTCATTCCTCAAATACTGTTTTACATTTATAGGTGATTTgtatttctataaaaaaaaaaccaggTATCTAAGTCGAAACCAGGTCACACCAATCAAAggtataaattatttattttgttctaaATGCGTATTACATTTAACTTAGAGTAATAAATGCACGGCACATCCTTTCATCAATGTCTTATACATTGAGATGCAGCTCCTTAAATGTTGTTAAATGTCTAGGAGATGGATCAGAGAAATGATAGAACCAAGCTGAAACAAACCGTATATCTCTTAacctgcaatgaatcaccaccATGTTCCCTGGGATAACAAGTGGAATAGATCATGGCACCCAGTTGGCAAGTCATTGTGGAAAATTTGTTATTTCAGGTGATAACTGATTGATTTGAATAATCAATTTACAAAATGTCCACAGAatttttcattgtgttgattttttgaattaaataaaagaaatgcgTAACCAGAGGGACTGAATTAACACTTAAATTAACACCACCTTAACCTGGTTTTACCAAAAACAAGCTGCTTTACGTAACATGTCAACTACTCACACATTTGTGTATGAGGGCAAAATGAccagaaataaataatcaaactctGAGTAACAACAGTAAAGTTCTGGATGGATGAAGTAATATAAAACTATTTCTGGACAACTTATGGCAGGCAACGCTTCATGAGCACCTGGTGGCCTGAGAGTCATTTCAGCCTTCGCCACCAACAATCAACTGAAGCAGGCAGGAATAGTTGATGGACATCAGAGCCCATGCAAAAGGCACAACTCTCGGTCAGTAAAGAGTCAAAGTTGAAATCATGACATGCTACAACATACACAATAACCATCTACATGCTTCTCCACCAATAATATTGTAGAAAAGTAATTAttggataataaaaaaaaaatgtctgtgtggCTAAATACTGCAAAATAGGATCCTTGTTTGACAGTGAGTGACCAGGTCATTCAATAACACCAGCTATCAGTAAAGAGTGTTCAGGCTATCCAAAATATTAGTACT
The Platichthys flesus chromosome 12, fPlaFle2.1, whole genome shotgun sequence DNA segment above includes these coding regions:
- the zic2b gene encoding zinc finger protein ZIC 2b; the protein is MKRTAGVARHNGLVSPLGNNNSGASSIVSPHRAASIPASTDSGAGGGMDGLVDFSKGLVVKTELVCKWIDRTSSRQRLGRTATTVCDQTFSSMHELVDHVTTEHVAAGLESLSHVCMWDECLRGGKAFKAKYKLINHIRVHTGEKPFSCAFPNCGKMFARSENLKIHTRTHTGEKPFQCEFCERRFANSSDRKKHSQVHTASKPYDCKALGCTKSYTHPSSLRKHMKVHVKMSPTSEPQDPYDSIPHQLQQPHQALLEPLNLKMNRLSPSLANRNSEFPLLTNHELGISSASEVDHKLLLRSSSPMAMPLDLSLSGLKNQLAQKQQSGRTPRRSQRSVNPALPQLPNIKEWYVCTRTTAPHFPLLHPDHIKSEPSDDEEYVT